The genomic DNA ATGGCATCGTTGCTGTTCCTGATCCCCGGAGAACCTGACGAGAGTGGAAATCGCTCACCTGTCCTCACTTGGGAGATCGCAGAAAAGTCGCTTCCATGGGGAATGATTCTGCTCATCGGTAGCGGATTCGCTATGGCGGCAGGTTTTCAGTCGACCGGTCTTTCCGACTGGCTAGGAAAGGCATTCTCTGAGTTTTTCACAGGTCAGCCGACAATTGTCCTGATCTTTGGAGTTTGCGTGATGGTCACATTCCTCACCGAATTTACAACCAATGTCGCCACAGTCAACACACTTCTACCAACACTCGCAGCCATGGCAGCTCAGTTGGAAATCGACCCTCGTCTGCTTTTGATCCCTGCAACAGTTTCGGCCAGCTGTGCATTCATGCTGCCAATTGCAACACCTCCTAACGCCATCATCTTTGGCTCGAACCTTGTGCCAATCAAATCCATGATTCGCTACGGAATCACCCTCAACATTATTGGCTCAATTTTGGTCACCGCGATCACACTGCTTGTCGCCCGAACAGTGATGGATTTTTAGAGAGCATTTTCAATACTCGTCGTACCAGTGAAGATTGCTTTCATGATCTCATGAGACTGCTCGCCATGGGGCAGACCGTCATTTCTCCATTCGCGTAATAAAACACGAAGGCGATCGACTTCTTTCCCACTCAACCAAAAAACTCCACATCGCCTGGAACGAATCGTTCCTGACGAGTGGAGTTTTTGAATCTATTTGAGAGCGTTGTCAATCACCGCCCTCTCTTCCGAGAGTGCTTTTCATGAGGGAAATCGCCCACATTCACGAAGCAGAACGCCGCCATTAGTTTCAAGAAAGCTCTTAAAAGAGGCCGAGTTATGCAACTCGTGAGATCGCCTTGTAGTTGCGATTTCCAACCAGCTTATCGCGGTAACCATTTACCGACTGTTCGTGGAGACGTTGAAGACCTTCTGAAAGAAGAGGCATCGCAACGCACAGGGCTTTACGAATTTCTTTCGTTTGCAGCGAGCATTCCCCCGACGCGAAGTCTTGAGGAACTTCGGTGAGTGTCGTCTCTTTTTTGATTGCCAGCCAGGGAAGTTCAAACAGGTCCGAGAGTCGTTGAGTGAAGTTCAGCGGGCTGACACGTTCTGCTCCTGCGACATGGTATGTCCCAGACAGATTCTCCAGACAGGCACGCTCAATTATGGCTGTCAGATCCGTGATCAAAATTGGAGTCGCGTGACGGATCGAATCCTGTTCAACGACTCGTCGCATCTCGACTTCTGCAAGAAGATTTTCGATCCAACCGTTCCGAGAAGGATCGGCAGACCACCCATAGGCATTTGTTCTCATGATCAGTGCGTGCGGTGAGGCAAGTCGAACAGCTTCTTCCGCTGCTCGAATCGTCACAGCTTCAACGCTTTGGCAATGCCCCAGACTTTGCTCGTCGTGGAACATCCATGGCCCTGTAAAGAGGCTGTCCGAAGAAATCATCAGGAATCGAACGTTGGCCTTCGTACTGGCGTTGGCCCATTCTCCGGCGTTCTCAACGATGGTCTCGTTGATCAGACCTTTTGTCGTCGGATCCCATGATGAGCGGGACTCGGGTCCACAATAAATCACCCAGTCCGGAGCAGCATTTTCGATGGCAGCACACGGGGAATCAGTGGGATCGAGAGCATCGCAATTGACGACATCGAATTTTTCTTCGGGATGCCAAGTCGTTACGTGGTATTTCTCAGCCAGAGAAAGTGCCAAATTTGCTCCTGCGACCGTATCCACTCCGACGATGAGAAATTTATCCACGCTGTGCCTCCATGCGTTGCGCGTTGCCTTGTATCTGCCTGAACCGCCCATTCCCTGAGCGAGATCCGAGTATAGGCGGATCATGTTTCTTCATCCAAGATCAATCGGCAAGATTTACCATTCGACAATTTGTCCTTGTAGAACTTGCAAATCAGCCGGGCAAATTCGGGCCGCTTCAAGCAACGAATGCAGCGTAATAGAACCACAATCCAGTCACCGAGGTCATCACGATATCAATGACGGAAAGCCACCCGAGAGTCGAGTGAAGCTTGCTGTGCACACCTGGCTGCGGAGGATTGGGGAATTTCCGCAGGGCATAAACCAAAGTGATGACCCAAAGAAAAGGGGTCGTGATTGCAAAGATCAGATGAAACCTCAGAATCCGCTGGACAGAGAGATAGGCTGCGCCAGTCAACCGTGGTTCGTCTGGATTCTTATTGACAATGTTTTCCCAGCCACCATGGACAAGTTGTGTATCGATCTCAAAAGCAGCGACAGCGACAAGAAGCACAACTCCCAAAACGATCTGAAGATTCCGGTGGAGCGTGAAATTCTTCTGAACTTTGACAACATATAAGCTGTACAGCAGGATCGGCACGATAAGCACGAGAGCACTTACCACAAAGTCCAACATGAAGGACGCATCAAAACCCAGGAATCCATTTTTCATAGTGCGAGAATTATAGATGTTCCCGGACAAGAAGCCCCCTCAGATCAATTGTTTTGCAGAATGTGGGAATGGCTTTCTTTTCCGATTGTAACGGTCGCACCTCTTGGCAGGCTGATCGTCGAGACTTCTGACGAGTTCATCCGATACTCGTCAGCATGGATATCGCAGAACTGGAACAACTTGTCGATCAGCCTCTCTGGATGAAAGTCCTGGAGACTTACAACGAATTGATCATCCAAGCAGGGCAAGAACGCCTGGAAGATGAGCAAGGAACTCGCTGGGTCGGTCGAATCACTTCTCTCGATGAAACTGATGCCGACGAACTCTCCTGGATCCATGGTCAACTCATCGCTTATGGGTGGTTGACGTTTCAGCTGGAAGGGCGCGAAGAAGGGCTCTTATACCGCATTACTTCTGCTGGAAAGAAGGCTTCCGAACAGGCAAAAAAACTGGCGGAACAGCAAGAAAAGGTAGCTGCCTGAATTGCAAGTGCCCTTTCATTTTCCGAACAATGCGTTGTGACCGGAGAAATGAGACGAGAGCTATTTTGAAAAAAATTACGTGAACAGTCTCGCAAACACGAGAAACACGAAAGTGCTCAATCAGTTATCCGCTGTTGCGGACTTTATCGAGGAGCGGAGCCATCACAGGTTCCGGTACGAACTTCCTGAGTTGCTCAGCACTTTTGCCTTGTCCCATAAACGCAATTTGTTTGATCAACGTACTTGAAATATGCGAGTACGACTCTGCTGCCATGAGAAAGACAGTCTCTAAATCGGGTGCAATCGTGTGATTCGCCAAAGCCATGGTGAATTCCGTATCAATATCTGAGACGGTCCGCACCCCTCTGACCATAACGTTTGCTCCGACCGATCGTGCAAAATCGACGGTCAACCCGGTGAAGCATTTGACGGTCACGTTGCTCGTTTCGCGGAAGATTTCCTGCATCAACTCTTGACGTTCCTCAGGTGCGAAAAGCGGTTGCTTATCGGGATTGATCCCGATACCGATCACCATTTCGTCGAAGAGTGCTGCTCCTCGGATCGCAATATCTTCGTGCCCCAGTGTGACTGGATCAAATGTTCCGGCGTAAACAGCAATTCGTTTCATGCTTGGATTCAAACGTTGAAATACTCAGTGAACTCGATCGGCACAGCTTTCTCAATCACCGACCAAGAAGCGAAACCAGAAAATCTCTGGCGGAAAGCAGTTTACGCGAGGATGATCCAGCATTGCCAGTCGAAAGGGAATCTCCCGGGCCACCGAGACGGCGACGCCCCCACTACTGTTCGTCGAACCATAAAAAAAGCAGCACACAATAAAGTGTGCTGCTTCGACATGTCACTGAGAATCAACGGCTGTTACAGACGGTTTTGCATTCCGATGAACAGAATCGCGAGTTTAGAGATTCCCTGAATCTGTTCCATCGGGATATCTGTTCGGCAACGAATTGCGTCTTCTTCAATGGCGATTCCCAAGCCAATGAAAGAGGGAGTGAGATTCAGATTATCGACCATCTGTGCATCCACTGGAAGTGGGAACTCATCCATCTCAGATGCTGCTTTCAGCCCGGCTGCGACTCCTCCGGGAAGATCGAGCAAACCAATGAAATTGGCTTCCTTCATCAGGATCTCGCGAGGTTTTTCAATCTGTGTGTTGCTCGAACTACTCAACCCGGCAACAGCACTCTTGGTCGCTTCCGGTCCTCCTCCCATTACAGTCAAGTATCGATCTTCCATGTAGATCACACGGGACTGCATGCCATTTGACCCAAACAGCACTTTCTGCATTCTTGACTGCATTTCAGCTTGTGGCGAGTCTTCATCGAACTCCTGCTTGATCGTCACAACGTCCGCTTTGTAATCACCGTAGGTTTCTGCATCTTCTGCAATTTCACTGGTTTGAGTCATCCCCGGCATCTTCAGCTCTTTCATCGCTCCGATGCTGTTCCGCATGTAGGACTTGAATTTGTCCATTGGCTTCACATCCGCAATCCCCGCGACCTGAAATAGACCGTCTGCTGAGTTTCCAATTGCGATGCTTCCGACCATGACGCCGAATTCAACTTCATCGAGATCAGAAAAAACTTTTTGCAGGTTCTCACGAACGTCAGCGTCCTGAGACATGCCTGCAGTCAAATCCATGCTCCATTTGATCGATTCTTCCAACCCACCGCTCAGCCCGTAATAGGCAACTGCATCTTTCGGAAGTTTCACAAGGTCAGCCATTCCAGCAGTGGGGTGAGCTGTCAAAAGCTTGGCGGTTTTGCTCGCTTTGGTGAATTCTGTGTACTCTTCAATCCGAACTCCCTTTGCTCCCAGAGAGACTGCAATGGTCAAAGACTTCGAATCTCGCACGCTTTGAAAGAGATGCTCCGCCAGAGTCCCGTACAATTCGATGATCGGACCAATGTTGATTCCGGAATCTTGAGGCATGGCAAATCGAATTTGGTTCAGGCCTTCCAACACCTGATCGTAAGCCGTACTCAACTCATCGCGATAACTGTTGACGAGGTGCTTCGAGTTGACGTGAAGCGAAATTTCCCCCATGTCAAAAGCAGCTTTCGTTTTCTCACTCATCTCTTTTGCCAACGAATTGGCAGCCTCGGGAACATCTGGCACAGTCCCTTTATCTGTGTAGAGGACATATTTTCCGTGGACCGATGAATCGAAGCCATCTCCGAGTGCACTGACAAAATCATCCGCTTCAACTGTTGGGATCGCGAAGACAACTGACGGCTCATCCTGACCGTTTGTGAAAATTCCGACATGCCAGTCTCGCGACTGATCCGCCCCTGTGAGCGTGGGGTTTGAGATCGCTTTCCCCAAGTTTTCAAGGATTGCCCCCCGTGCAATTTCCCCAAAGCCTGGCTGTGCGCCATTTACTAAGGCAACGATGTTTTCCGTCGTTTTATCTGGCTCGGCGAGACGAAGGACAACGTCGACATCTTTATGGAAGAGTTCCAGTGGGGAATCCTGAGCGACAGCTGTTACCGCCAGACTCAAACTCAAACTTACAGTAAAGAAGATCCTCTTGAACATAGTCGCTAGCTTCGGGTTTGGGTGCTTCAGTCTGAAGATGAGATTCCAGACTTGAGTGATGAGGTGATTTTGCTGAACTGCTCATTCCTGAACTGCTCATTTTTGATGAGTGCAACAACAGAAACTTTTGTCTGCCCCTCATTCTGATGAGAGATGTCTATCCAACTCAAGTGAGCAGACCAGTTGGCTTCACAAGTGATTCAGGTAATTAACGGAACTCTTTCATAAAAAGAGGGACCAAAAGCGAGTGGAACACTCAGTTGTTGTCTCTTTCTGCCCCGAACTTGTCAACACTTTTCAACAGCCTTGAAGAGAGGAATTCAAAGGCTCGCCAAATCCAAATTGAACCAACAATCTCGATTCCTCTCCTGTTTTGCATCAAAAACTGATGTGATACTTCCCTTGCGATACGAACAATGCGTAGCAAAGGATTAGAGATTTTTGGCGAAATGCAAAATTTGCAAGAGTTTTATTGCTTTTCCATTTTGCCCATTTTAACATTGAAGTAATCCTCTATGTTCACAAAATTACGTTTCAAAAAAGGCACACACCCATGTATCGTTTTTCCTCCCTGGCAGCCAGCTGCCTGGTGTTTGCGCTGTTTCTCTCGGTAGAGACTCAGGAAGTTGATGCCGGCGGATGGTGTTTTTCCTCAAGCGCTCGATACTCTTCTGGGTATTTCCATGATTATTACAATTATGGAGCGCGATATTCACATCGTCCGTACGGAAGTTACTACGGATACCGTGGAGTGACTCCATACACTGGGTACAGCTACAACTATCGCAGCTACTACGGTGGCTGGTCTGATTACCGTCCTTACGCCTACCAACAATCGTTCTACACAAATCCTATTTCAGTTCAGTACGTCGGTTACGCCCCTGCTTATGCCGGAACTGGATGCAGCACTTGTGGAACATCGGGACCAGTCGTCACAGACAGCTGCTCCACTTGTGCCCCAACTGCTTGTGCTCCAACTTGTTGCTCCACAACCGTCGCCTATCAGCCGGGCTGCTTTTCGCACAAAACTCACAAAGCCTGTGGCGTTCGAAGCTGCGGTCTTCTTGGACCACTTTGCCCGTTCAAACGGCATAGCTGTGGCTTCGGAACTTGTGGCTCATACGGATATGGCAGATACTACGGCTGGTAATCTTTGCGATTGGTAATTTTCGCTGAGACTCGATAACCTTCGAGTTCAATAGACAACCTGAGGCTGTGATGTCGTGGAGTACCCTCCAGCATCACAGCCTTTTTTATTTTGAGTCGGTGCTTCATCGGCTTCCTCCAGCAATCTCCACGAACGATTTGTTATGTCGAACCAAGAAACATCTCACGTCCCTGTGAACCTGGGAGATCGAAGCTACGAGATCCTGATTGGACAAGGTTTACTGAAGCAGACAGCCGAGATCATTCATCCCTGGTTGGTTGCGAAAGCTGGAGAGAGAGAGCACCCATCAGCTTTTCTGGTCACCGATCAGAACGTCACCAGCTACGCCGAGGCTGTCTCGCAGAGCCTGGAATCACAAGGATGGAGAACGACCACGTTCACGATGGAGCCGGGAGAGACCTCGAAAAGTATAGAGGTCATTTCCAAAGCTTGGGACTCCCTTGTGGAGTTTCGAGCAGATCGGCGGACCGTTGTGATCGCCATTGGAGGTGGTGTCGTTGGTGATTCAGCAGGGTTCATGGCAGCCACGTTCAATCGAGGATTACCCTTTGTTCAAATCCCCACGACTCTCCTCGCAGATGTAGACAGTTCCGTCGGCGGAAAAGTCGGTATCAATCATCCCCAGGCGAAAAACCTCATCGGCGCTTTTCATCAACCACTCGGTGTCTTGATCGATACCCAGACTTTCAAAACACTTCCTGACCGAGAATACAAAGCTGGCTGGGCAGAGGTCATTAAGTATGGCGTGATCCTTGATGAAGAATTCTTTGCGTTTCTTGAGCAGAACATCGGTCCGATTCAACAGCGGGAAGAGACGGTCCTGCGAGCTGCAATTTCGCGTAGCTGCGAACTCAAAGCTCAAGTCGTCGAACAAGACGAATACGAGCGGACCGGACTCCGAGCTGTTCTGAACTACGGGCACACCTATTGCCATGCGTTCGAAGCTTTAACCGGATACGGCGAACTTCTTCATGGAGAAGCTGTCTCGATCGGAATCGTCTACGCCAGTCGACTCGCAGAGAAGATGGGGCGAATCGAGCAGCAACTTACCGACCAACAAATCGGACTGCTGGATGCGGTCGGACTCCCGCTGAATGTGACGTCGCCGGAAAGAATTTCTGTTGAAGAAATCATCGGCCGCATGAAACTCGACAAGAAAACCGTCGGCGGCAAACTTCGCTTCGTCTTGCCGACACGTCTCGGACACGTCGAACTTGTCGAAGATGTCCCAGAAGAACTCGTGCGAGAAACTCTCATCGAAGGGGGCTTCAAGTCTTGAGGAAATGGCTGCGATAGTCTTTGAGGGTGATTGATGAAGAAACTTCGCCGGACACAAAATGTGTCCGGCGAGATGTGTCGTATTCTTAAATCACTCACTTCTTCAACAAGCCTCGTCCCCTCATCCAAGCCTCGGCTTTCTCGGGCCAAGTGTGGACGTTGGCTCCTTCGACCTTTCGCAGCCCGTACCCATGACCTCCGCTTTCGAAGATGTGAAGCTCTGCGGGAAGCCCGAGTTGCTTCATCGCTTTGTAATATTCGACACTACTCAGCGACGTCACCCCGTCATTATGTGCATGAATAAGAAACGTTGGGGATGTCTGCTTGTCGACTACAACTTCTGCTCGAAGTCCTGATTCATCCGCATTAAGCAATTTCCAGGGGTAGATCAGCATTATAAAATCTGGTCGTGCAGAGGCTTTGTCGATCTCGTCCCGTTTCTCAAATCGACTCTCGACATCCATTTTCGTCGAAGCAATCGCGACTGCGTTTCCACCCGCTGAGAACCCGATTGAGCCGACTCGCTGTGGGTCGAGCCCCCATTCTTTCGCATGTGACCGAATCCATCGAACGGCGCGTTGAGCATCTTGAACTGGCATCAGCCAATCCTGCTTCAACTTACGAGTTGGAGACCGGTAATAAAGCACAAATGCCGTCACCCCCATTGAATTGAACCACTCCGCAACCTCTGCACCTTCCTTGCCTACTACATCATAGCTGTAGCCACCGCCGGGCAGGATCAGGACCGACGTCCCATTCTTCTGACTTGAATCAGGGTCGAAACGTTTGATGAAGGGATATTCAATATCAGTGATTCGAATCGCGGGGGGATCTTCGTTTTCTCGGGCGGGGAGAATCCTCCCGATTTCTGAGGTCGATGCTCCTGCGGCAGCATCTGGCCAGAGAAAGTAGGTTTCCGAGACATCGTCCGCCGAAACAGATTGCCTCCCCACAGAAAACAGCAGTAAGACAAGAGCAAGTGTGCGTGTCATCGAATTTCCTCTGAGGTCAATCAACGTTGAAAAAGTGGATGATAAAACAATCCCCAAAGACTCAAAAGTCGCTTATGGATGTTTTGCAAGGCTTTTGACTTGGTCATCTCCCTCGACGTTGGAATCAACGTTGGAATCAACAATTCCTGCAGTGACCGCTTCGCGGCGAATTCCTTCCGTTGAGCAGGCCGAACGGTGGTGAGCAAACCGAAAGCTGGTCCTCACAATATTCCGCCCACTTCGAGCCCATATTGACCAATTTTACAATTTTCCAGTACGTTCCCGATGAATGAGAATGTCTTCGCTTAGCGAAGCCTGAATCAGCCAGCCTGTTTTGGCGACTGTTTCGAGCCCCTGAACTTGATTTCTCAAAGACTGAGGAAGTCCGTCATGGCACAAGTGACCGGCTAATCCTGAGAGATTCACGACATTTGAAATGGAATGGCAAAGGAATGCCTGCACGAAAACTCACAATCGTTCAAATGATCCCCGAATTAAACGGTGGAGGGGTCGAACGTGGAACGATTGAACTTTCTCAAGAATTAGTCCGCCAAGGACATCGATCGATTGTGATCTCAGCAGGTGGCCGACTCGTAGAGCAATTGCACAGCCACGGGGCGGAGCATATCGAGTGGAACATCCGTGCGAAATCTCCTCTCAGTTTGCGTTGGGTCTGGCCGCTTCGCAATTTCTTAATCAAAAACAAAGTTGATGTCGTTCACGCCAGATCAAGAATCCCTGCCTGGATTGCTTACCTTGCCTGGAAAGGGATGAATCAGCAGAGACGTCCGCACTTTGTGACCACTGCTCATGGATTGTATAGCGTCAATCGATACAGCGAAGTGATGACCAAAGGAGAACGTGTCATCGCGATCTCAGAAACCGTTCGCGATTATTTGCAAACGAACTATTCAAAAATCGAAAGCGATGCCATCACTCTGATCCCGCGCGGCATCGATCCGCTTGATTTCCCGAGAGGTTTTCAGCCATCACAAGAGTGGAAGCAGGCTTGGTTTGAAGAGTTCCCAGAACTTGTTGGTCGCCCGGTCATCTCTTTAATTGGTCGCATGACCCGACTGAAAGGGCATCAGGATCTGATCGAAATCATCGATCGGTTACGGAATCACATCCCAGAGATCAGAGCACTCATCGTGGGAGGCGTCGATCCTCGACGTGCCCAGTACGCAGAAGAGATCCGAAAAGAAGTGGCTCGACGAAATCTGGAACAGCACATCATCTTTGCTGGTCATCGTTCAGAAATCCGAGAAATCTATTCGGTCTCGAATGTTGTCCTGTCCCTCACATCCAACCCTCCAGAAGCCTTCGGAAGAACAACGGTTGAAGCGCTCACGATGGGTGTCCCTGTTGTCGGGTACGATCACGGCGGGACCGGAGAGATTCTCCGAAACGTTTTCCCGGAAGGACTCGTCCCGGCGGGTAATCTCGAATCAGCTGCGCAACAAATTCAAAAGATGATCCAAAGTGAAATCAAAGTCCCCAGCGAACACCCGTATTTGAAATCGAAAATGCTGGCGGACACATTGTCAGTTTACGAAGAGTTGGCTGCCTAGAACACTCCCGTGTTTCCGGTGTCCGCCAAGAGTGTTTTCATATTGTGAAGCGTCCGTTGCCACGAGGCAGAACGCGTACATTTTCATACATACCAGATAACTG from Thalassoglobus polymorphus includes the following:
- the aroB gene encoding 3-dehydroquinate synthase, yielding MSNQETSHVPVNLGDRSYEILIGQGLLKQTAEIIHPWLVAKAGEREHPSAFLVTDQNVTSYAEAVSQSLESQGWRTTTFTMEPGETSKSIEVISKAWDSLVEFRADRRTVVIAIGGGVVGDSAGFMAATFNRGLPFVQIPTTLLADVDSSVGGKVGINHPQAKNLIGAFHQPLGVLIDTQTFKTLPDREYKAGWAEVIKYGVILDEEFFAFLEQNIGPIQQREETVLRAAISRSCELKAQVVEQDEYERTGLRAVLNYGHTYCHAFEALTGYGELLHGEAVSIGIVYASRLAEKMGRIEQQLTDQQIGLLDAVGLPLNVTSPERISVEEIIGRMKLDKKTVGGKLRFVLPTRLGHVELVEDVPEELVRETLIEGGFKS
- the coaD gene encoding pantetheine-phosphate adenylyltransferase, with product MKRIAVYAGTFDPVTLGHEDIAIRGAALFDEMVIGIGINPDKQPLFAPEERQELMQEIFRETSNVTVKCFTGLTVDFARSVGANVMVRGVRTVSDIDTEFTMALANHTIAPDLETVFLMAAESYSHISSTLIKQIAFMGQGKSAEQLRKFVPEPVMAPLLDKVRNSG
- a CDS encoding glycosyltransferase family 4 protein, whose protein sequence is MPARKLTIVQMIPELNGGGVERGTIELSQELVRQGHRSIVISAGGRLVEQLHSHGAEHIEWNIRAKSPLSLRWVWPLRNFLIKNKVDVVHARSRIPAWIAYLAWKGMNQQRRPHFVTTAHGLYSVNRYSEVMTKGERVIAISETVRDYLQTNYSKIESDAITLIPRGIDPLDFPRGFQPSQEWKQAWFEEFPELVGRPVISLIGRMTRLKGHQDLIEIIDRLRNHIPEIRALIVGGVDPRRAQYAEEIRKEVARRNLEQHIIFAGHRSEIREIYSVSNVVLSLTSNPPEAFGRTTVEALTMGVPVVGYDHGGTGEILRNVFPEGLVPAGNLESAAQQIQKMIQSEIKVPSEHPYLKSKMLADTLSVYEELAA
- a CDS encoding alpha/beta hydrolase, with the protein product MTRTLALVLLLFSVGRQSVSADDVSETYFLWPDAAAGASTSEIGRILPARENEDPPAIRITDIEYPFIKRFDPDSSQKNGTSVLILPGGGYSYDVVGKEGAEVAEWFNSMGVTAFVLYYRSPTRKLKQDWLMPVQDAQRAVRWIRSHAKEWGLDPQRVGSIGFSAGGNAVAIASTKMDVESRFEKRDEIDKASARPDFIMLIYPWKLLNADESGLRAEVVVDKQTSPTFLIHAHNDGVTSLSSVEYYKAMKQLGLPAELHIFESGGHGYGLRKVEGANVHTWPEKAEAWMRGRGLLKK
- a CDS encoding DUF420 domain-containing protein; the encoded protein is MLDFVVSALVLIVPILLYSLYVVKVQKNFTLHRNLQIVLGVVLLVAVAAFEIDTQLVHGGWENIVNKNPDEPRLTGAAYLSVQRILRFHLIFAITTPFLWVITLVYALRKFPNPPQPGVHSKLHSTLGWLSVIDIVMTSVTGLWFYYAAFVA
- a CDS encoding sugar nucleotide-binding protein is translated as MIRLYSDLAQGMGGSGRYKATRNAWRHSVDKFLIVGVDTVAGANLALSLAEKYHVTTWHPEEKFDVVNCDALDPTDSPCAAIENAAPDWVIYCGPESRSSWDPTTKGLINETIVENAGEWANASTKANVRFLMISSDSLFTGPWMFHDEQSLGHCQSVEAVTIRAAEEAVRLASPHALIMRTNAYGWSADPSRNGWIENLLAEVEMRRVVEQDSIRHATPILITDLTAIIERACLENLSGTYHVAGAERVSPLNFTQRLSDLFELPWLAIKKETTLTEVPQDFASGECSLQTKEIRKALCVAMPLLSEGLQRLHEQSVNGYRDKLVGNRNYKAISRVA